A window of Planctomycetaceae bacterium genomic DNA:
TCTTCTGACGCGAAGTAATTAATGGTTTCAGCAATGCCCTGCAAACCGAAAATATTCATTAATGACGCATCGGCACGCGATACAATTTCAATCGCGATTGAGTAAATGATATTCGGGCAATTCAAACCGCCGAAACGATAAGGCAGTGTAAAGCCCATCACATCGGCCTTTGCGAGCATATTAATCGATTCTTTAATGCCGTCGGCATATTTTACATTGCCGTCTTCACAAAGATGACTTCCCTGTCTGTCTATACCTTCGCTTCGCGGCCAGATAAAATCGCCGCTCAATTTTCCGATTGAGTCGAGCACGAGGTCGTAGTTTTCCGTTGCTTCTTTAAGGTTTACCGGTGCGTAGTCGAAATCCTTCGCGAATTTGAAACCTTCTTCAACAGCGTCCGCCACGCCAGGGATGTCGATATTCCTGAACAAAAACTGTATATCTTCGTTATCTTTATAAAAATTTGCCATTTTTCAACCTATTATTAACCACGAATTAACACGAATTTTCACGAATTAAATATTTTACTTACCAATCGCTAACCCCAACGCGGGGTTTCCGCCACTGCTCCAACGCTCATGGCTCTGATTTTAAACTCTCGCCTTAATAGCTTTAACCATTTTTGGAACGATGTCATTCAGGTCGCCGACAATTTTATAATGCGCTACATCGAAAATCGGTGCCGTCGGGTCATTGTTAATTGCGATAATCTTCTGGCTGTCGCTCATACCTGCCTGATGCTGAATAGCGCCGCTGATTCCAATCGCAATATACAGGCTCGGACGAACGGTTGTACCGGTCTGGCCGACCTGATGGTCGCGGTCGATGAATCCCAAATCGACTGCTGCTCTTGTTGCGCCGGGCGATCCGCCGAGTGCGTTTGCCAAGTCCCAAACAAGTCTGAAGTTTTCCTTGCTGCCAACGCCTGCGCCGCCTGCGACGACGATTCTCGACGCCTTGAGGTTTACTTTCTTTCCCTGTTTATGTTCGCGGATGATTTCAACCGGCAAATCGCTTTGCTGAATGGTAATCTTTTCAGCGAAAATCTGGCCTTTGCGTTTCACATCCGGAATCGGCATTTGCATAACGCCTTCGCGAACGGTCGCCATCTGCGGCCAGCGGTCGTAATTAATAATCGTCGCGATAATGTTTCCGCCGAACGCGGGACGAATCTGCAACAGAAGATTCTTATAAGTTTTGCCCTCCGCCTTGCTCTCGTGGTCGCCAATCTGCAAATCTGTGCAATCGGCAGTCAGACCAGCTTTAATAGCACTGGCTACGCGCGGGGCTAAATCTCTTCCGCAGGGCGATGCGCCGTAAATCATAATTTGCGGCTGGTATTTGTGAATCAAATCATCAATAACTTTGGCATAACTGTTCGTCTGATAGTGCTCGAGCAGCGGATTTTCGAGAACATAAACGCTGTCCGCTCCATACTGGCAGAGCTTTTCGGCCAAACCTTTAATCTGGTCGCCGATGAGAACTGCGCCGACTTTTACACCGAGTTTATCGCCGAGCATTCTTGCTCTTCCGAGCAGCTCAAGCCCGATATCCTCAAGTTTGCCTCCGTGCTGTTCGGCAAACACCCATACTTCGCCTTTGGGATTGACTGAAATCATAGAATCATCCTGAATATTAACTAATAGTCTTGTCTGTTATTAATTCGTGAACCATATCCGTAATACCGCTGTCTGTCGGCTCGACAGTTTTGCTTTCGCGAGCCGTGAGAACAACACTTTGAATCCTGTTTACTTTCGTAGGTGAGCCGTCTCTGCCGCACCATTGCAGGTCGGCTTTGAGATTGTCAAGATCCCACTGCTTAATCAAAAGCCCCTGCTTTTCGAGCTCGGCAATTTTCATATCCGCAAGCTCTTTGAGTTCCGCATCGCTTGCAGATGGGTT
This region includes:
- a CDS encoding electron transfer flavoprotein subunit alpha/FixB family protein, producing MISVNPKGEVWVFAEQHGGKLEDIGLELLGRARMLGDKLGVKVGAVLIGDQIKGLAEKLCQYGADSVYVLENPLLEHYQTNSYAKVIDDLIHKYQPQIMIYGASPCGRDLAPRVASAIKAGLTADCTDLQIGDHESKAEGKTYKNLLLQIRPAFGGNIIATIINYDRWPQMATVREGVMQMPIPDVKRKGQIFAEKITIQQSDLPVEIIREHKQGKKVNLKASRIVVAGGAGVGSKENFRLVWDLANALGGSPGATRAAVDLGFIDRDHQVGQTGTTVRPSLYIAIGISGAIQHQAGMSDSQKIIAINNDPTAPIFDVAHYKIVGDLNDIVPKMVKAIKARV